The following proteins come from a genomic window of Panicum hallii strain FIL2 chromosome 8, PHallii_v3.1, whole genome shotgun sequence:
- the LOC112902613 gene encoding F-box protein SKIP16, producing MASPPPAEPAPAPSAGLESMEGLVLDTVISKAGARPAAALACASTRLRAAVTDDSLWRRFCAEDLGLDAPIDPDGRPLPSFQVAYKVWLESFGMYPLPLVKRVKEFWSSMKTWLSENFPEAAKTLCKGVTEAQLKSAEDDLGFKLPMPTKLLYRFCNAQLPFGENHEANKRISTHGIIGGYAFYDHWVNVHLSPLEQIVEETTEFYREFPDVFSGHKLIIVATSWFHPKTFLLNCSNGELYVGTNNLLLGEMLPCVPKALIKPTDNELPQDGLLLWLEEHLRRLQNGMIKTRLLMKSRYISLYPEAPPSCTSAVTNGVKVRGSAVFVPEHPGDPPRSCMYTYSIRLSVPEACMLGGVYYSSCQLNSRHWIIRSRDRVDSDVRGEGVIGQYPVLSPGQDEFVYESCTSLPKGPGSVEGSFSFVPGKLSRPEGKPFEVMVAPFPLEVPEYIF from the exons ATggcgtccccgccgccggcggagCCAGCGCCGGCCCCCTCGGCAGGGCTGGAAAGCATGGAGGGGCTCGTCCTCGACACGGTCATTTCCAAGGCCggcgcgcgccccgccgcggCGCTCGCCTGCGCCAGCAcgcgcctccgcgccgccgtcaCCGACGACTCCCTCTGGCGCCGCTTCTGCGCAGAGGACCTGGGCCTCGACGCGCCCATCGACCCCGACGGCCGGCCGCTCCCGTCGTTCCAG GTTGCATATAAAGTGTGGTTGGAGTCTTTTGGCATGTACCCTTTACCTCTGGTAAAGAGAGTGAAAGAATTCTGGAGTTCAATGAAAACATGGTTGTCTGAAAACTTCCCTGAGGCAGCCAAAACATTGTGCAAAGGTGTTACCGAAGCTCAACTAAAATCAGCAGAGGATGACCTTGGTTTCAAGCTTCCTATGCCCACAAAGCTGTTGTATCGCTTTTGCAATGCTCAGCTGCCTTTTGGTGAAAACCATGAAGCAAATAAACGCATTTCCACTCATGGAATAATTGGGGGCTATGCGTTTTATGATCATTGGGTAAATGTGCATTTGTCACCACTTGAGCAAATAGTTGAAGAGACAACAGAGTTTTATCGTGAGTTCCCGGATGTCTTCAGTGGGCACAAACTCATTATAGTGGCGACTTCATGGTTTCATCCAAAAACATTTCTCCTGAATTGCTCAAATGGTGAACTTTATGTTGGCACAAACAACTTACTATTAGGAGAAATGCTGCCTTGTGTGCCTAAAGCGTTGATAAAGCCAACTGATAATGAGCTGCCCCAAGATGGATTACTTCTGTGGTTAGAAGAGCATCTCAGACGTTTACAGAATGGCATGATCAAAACCCGTTTGCTGATGAAGTCAAGGTATATCAGCTTATATCCAGAAGCTCCTCCATCCTGTACTTCAGCCGTGACAAATGGTGTTAAG GTACGCGGATCTGCTGTCTTTGTGCCAGAACATCCTGGGGACCCTCCGCGAAGTTGTATGTACACTTACTCAATTCGCCTGTCAGTTCCAGAGGCTTGCATGCTAGGTGGCGTGTACTATTCTTCCTGCCAGCTTAATTCACGGCACTGGATCATTCGATCAAGGGACAGGGTCGATTCTGATGTGAGGGGAGAAGGTGTTATTGGACAG TATCCTGTGCTGTCACCTGGTCAGGATGAGTTTGTCTACGAGAGCTGCACGTCACTGCCCAAAGGGCCTGGATCTGTGGAGGGCTCCTTTTCGTTTGTGCCTGGCAA